A single region of the Salvia miltiorrhiza cultivar Shanhuang (shh) chromosome 8, IMPLAD_Smil_shh, whole genome shotgun sequence genome encodes:
- the LOC131001153 gene encoding 40S ribosomal protein S3a-like, with translation MAVGKNKRISKGKKGGKKKAVDPFAKKEWYDIKAPSVFSNKNVGKTLITRTQGTKIASEGLKHRVVEASLADLQGDEDHAYRKIRLRVEDVQGKNVLTNFWGMDFTTDKLRSLVRKRQSLIEAHIDVKTTDAYTLRMFCIAFTKKRVNQQKVTCYAKTSQVRQIRRKMREIMVNQAQSCSLKELVQKFIPESIGKEIEKATSSIYPLQNVYIRKVKILKAPKFDLGKLMEVHGDYTEDLGAKLDRPVEEPVAEPTEVVGA, from the exons ATGGCAGTAGG AAAGAATAAGAGAATCTCAAAGGGAAAGAAGGGAGGGAAGAAGAAGGC TGTTGATCCATTTGCAAAGAAGGAGTGGTATGATATCAAAGCCCCTTCAGTCTTCAGCAACAAGAACGTCGGGAAAACCCTAATTACTCGTACTCAGGGTACCAAG ATTGCCTCAGAAGGGCTCAAGCACCGTGTGGTCGAGGCGTCCTTGGCTGATCTTCAAGGTGATGAGGATCACGCATACAGAAAGATTCGCTTGAGAGTTGAAGATGTTCAAGGAAAGAACGTTCTCACCAACTTCTGG GGTATGGACTTCACCACTGACAAGTTGAGATCACTTGTCAGAAAAAGGCAATCACTCATTGAGGCTCACATTGATGTGAAGACAACCGATGCCTACACTTTGAGGATGTTCTGTATTGCCTTCACGAAGAAGCGTGTGAACCAGCAGAAGGTTACATGTTATGCAAAGACCAGCCAAGTTCGCCAG ATTCGGAGGAAGATGCGGGAGATCATGGTTAACCAGGCCCAGTCCTGCAGCCTGAAGGAGTTGGTGCAGAAATTCATTCCCGAGTCAATTGGGAAGGAAATTGAGAAGGCAACTTCAAGCATCTACCCCTTGCAGAATGTTTATATTAGAAAAGTTAAAATATTGAAAGCACCCAAATTTGACCTTGGCAAGTTAATGGAG GTTCACGGAGACTACACTGAAGATCTCGGTGCCAAGCTGGATAGGCCGGTTGAGGAGCCGGTTGCTGAGCCAACGGAAGTTGTTGGGGCGTAG
- the LOC131001152 gene encoding type IV inositol polyphosphate 5-phosphatase 6-like isoform X2, translating into MKDENCRQSKLSWSKKLVRKWFNIKCKGEEFQADEEAVYGGGEMEWRSCFSEREPSTIKKSKTDSAKNMERSFSRTRSRSRRGRGYLDHPQILNIQNYSVFVSTWNVGGKPPRSNMNLDDWLHSAPSADVYVLGFQEIVPLNAGNILGAEDNGPAKKWLTLIKRTLDNAPGTSGVGGCYTSSPMPDPVAEWNADFEGSSRNKASTFLPRRSFQTPPQRWNMDNDMSIPQPPLDRRLSVCDRVIFGHRQSDFGANVRWGCRPSDCSSSQRTSDFSCGPRPSDYSSGPRPSDYSSSRRPSDFEEYLTGESPSTVLQSRGCAPAEDAYTEPGRSRYSLVASKQMVGIFLTVWVRSEMKEHVRNIKISCVGRGLMGYLGNKGSISISMMLHQTSLCFVCSHLTSGEKEGDELRRNADVMEILRKTRFPRINSINDEKSPETILEHDRIIWLGDLNYRIALPYRSAKALVEMQNWRALLEKDQLRIEQRRGRVFDGWKEGKIYFPPTYKYSHNSDRYAGDDMHPKEKRRTPAWCDRILWYGGGLQQLSYARGESRFSDHRPVSSVFWAEVELVPNRFRKSTSCSSSRIEVEELLPYTHSYTELCFF; encoded by the exons ATGAAAGATGAAAATTGCAGACAGAGCAAG CTCTCTTGGTCAAAGAAACTGGTTAGGAAATGGTTCAATATTAAGTGCAAAGGTGAGGAATTTCAGGCTGATGAAGAAGCTGTTTATGGAG GGGGTGAAATGGAGTGGAGAAGTTGCTTCTCTGAAAGGGAGCCATCTACAATCAAGAAAAGTAAAACAG ATTCAGCAAAGAACATGGAGCGTTCCTTTTCGCGTACAAGGTCCCGGTCCAGGCGAGGGAGAGGCTATCTTGATCACCCACAGATTTTAAACATCCAAAACTACAG TGTTTTCGTGTCAACGTGGAATGTAGGAGGAAAACCACCTAGGAGCAATATGAACTTAGACGATTGGCTGCACTCAGCTCCTTCTGCAGATGTATATGTTCTAGG TTTTCAAGAAATAGTTCCTTTGAATGCTGGCAACATTCTTGGAGCAGAGGACAACGGCCCGGCTAAGAAGTGGCTCACCCTAATCAAACGAACACTGGACAATGCTCCAGGCACTAGTGGAGTCGGGGGCTGCTACACATCATCTCCGATGCCTGATCCTGTTGCTGAGTGGAATGCAGATTTCGAGGGATCATCTAGGAACAAAGCCTCGACCTTCTTGCCACGTAGGTCATTCCAAACACCACCACAACGCTGGAACATGGATAATGACATGTCAATCCCACAGCCTCCCCTTGATAGGCGACTTAGTGTGTGTGACCGCGTGATTTTTGGTCACAGGCAGAGTGACTTTGGTGCGAATGTGAGATGGGGTTGTAGACCTAGCGATTGCTCGTCTAGCCAGAGGACGAGCGACTTCTCTTGTGGCCCTCGTCCCAGTGACTACTCGTCTGGACCCCGGCCAAGTGACTACTCTTCCAGCAGAAGGCCTAGTGACTTCGAGGAATATCTGACTGGCGAATCGCCTAGTACAGTCTTGCAGTCGAGGGGTTGTGCACCCGCAGAAGATGCATACACTGAGCCGGGAAGATCGAGATACTCTTTGGTTGCAAGTAAACAAATGGTTGGCATTTTTCTCACTGTTTGGGTTCGGAGTGAGATGAAGGAACATGTGAGAAACATAAAGATTTCCTGTGTTGGAAGAGGATTAATGGGCTATCTTGGTAACAAG GGTTCCATCTCAATCAGCATGATGCTGCACCAGACCAGCCTTTGCTTCGTGTGCAGTCACTTGACATCTGGTGAGAAGGAGGGTGACGAGCTTCGTAGAAACGCTGATGTCATGGAGATCCTAAGGAAGACACGGTTTCCGCGGATTAACAGCATCAATGATGAAAAATCACCCGAGACAATCCTTGAACATGA TCGAATAATTTGGCTCGGAGATCTGAACTACCGAATAGCTCTGCCCTACCGATCTGCCAAAGCACTTGTTGAAATGCAAAACTGGAGAGCATTGTTAGAAAAAGACCAA CTCCGGATAGAGCAGAGACGAGGCCGAGTATTTGATGGATGGAAAGAAGGGAAGATCTACTTCCCACCAACGTATAAATACTCACACAATTCGGACAGATATGCCGGTGATGATATGCACCCAAAGGAGAAAAGACGAACTCCTGCATG GTGTGACAGAATCTTGTGGTACGGAGGCGGTCTCCAACAGTTATCATATGCACGAGGCGAATCTAGATTTTCGGATCACAGGCCAGTCTCTAGCGTTTTCTGGGCTGAGGTGGAGCTAGTCCCCAACCGGTTCAGGAAAAGCACGAGCTGCTCGAGCTCCAGAATAGAGGTCGAGGAGCTGTTGCCCTACACGCATAGTTACACCGAACTCTGCTTCTTTTGA
- the LOC131001152 gene encoding type IV inositol polyphosphate 5-phosphatase 6-like isoform X1: MKDENCRQSKLSWSKKLVRKWFNIKCKGEEFQADEEAVYGGGEMEWRSCFSEREPSTIKKSKTEDSAKNMERSFSRTRSRSRRGRGYLDHPQILNIQNYSVFVSTWNVGGKPPRSNMNLDDWLHSAPSADVYVLGFQEIVPLNAGNILGAEDNGPAKKWLTLIKRTLDNAPGTSGVGGCYTSSPMPDPVAEWNADFEGSSRNKASTFLPRRSFQTPPQRWNMDNDMSIPQPPLDRRLSVCDRVIFGHRQSDFGANVRWGCRPSDCSSSQRTSDFSCGPRPSDYSSGPRPSDYSSSRRPSDFEEYLTGESPSTVLQSRGCAPAEDAYTEPGRSRYSLVASKQMVGIFLTVWVRSEMKEHVRNIKISCVGRGLMGYLGNKGSISISMMLHQTSLCFVCSHLTSGEKEGDELRRNADVMEILRKTRFPRINSINDEKSPETILEHDRIIWLGDLNYRIALPYRSAKALVEMQNWRALLEKDQLRIEQRRGRVFDGWKEGKIYFPPTYKYSHNSDRYAGDDMHPKEKRRTPAWCDRILWYGGGLQQLSYARGESRFSDHRPVSSVFWAEVELVPNRFRKSTSCSSSRIEVEELLPYTHSYTELCFF, translated from the exons ATGAAAGATGAAAATTGCAGACAGAGCAAG CTCTCTTGGTCAAAGAAACTGGTTAGGAAATGGTTCAATATTAAGTGCAAAGGTGAGGAATTTCAGGCTGATGAAGAAGCTGTTTATGGAG GGGGTGAAATGGAGTGGAGAAGTTGCTTCTCTGAAAGGGAGCCATCTACAATCAAGAAAAGTAAAACAG AAGATTCAGCAAAGAACATGGAGCGTTCCTTTTCGCGTACAAGGTCCCGGTCCAGGCGAGGGAGAGGCTATCTTGATCACCCACAGATTTTAAACATCCAAAACTACAG TGTTTTCGTGTCAACGTGGAATGTAGGAGGAAAACCACCTAGGAGCAATATGAACTTAGACGATTGGCTGCACTCAGCTCCTTCTGCAGATGTATATGTTCTAGG TTTTCAAGAAATAGTTCCTTTGAATGCTGGCAACATTCTTGGAGCAGAGGACAACGGCCCGGCTAAGAAGTGGCTCACCCTAATCAAACGAACACTGGACAATGCTCCAGGCACTAGTGGAGTCGGGGGCTGCTACACATCATCTCCGATGCCTGATCCTGTTGCTGAGTGGAATGCAGATTTCGAGGGATCATCTAGGAACAAAGCCTCGACCTTCTTGCCACGTAGGTCATTCCAAACACCACCACAACGCTGGAACATGGATAATGACATGTCAATCCCACAGCCTCCCCTTGATAGGCGACTTAGTGTGTGTGACCGCGTGATTTTTGGTCACAGGCAGAGTGACTTTGGTGCGAATGTGAGATGGGGTTGTAGACCTAGCGATTGCTCGTCTAGCCAGAGGACGAGCGACTTCTCTTGTGGCCCTCGTCCCAGTGACTACTCGTCTGGACCCCGGCCAAGTGACTACTCTTCCAGCAGAAGGCCTAGTGACTTCGAGGAATATCTGACTGGCGAATCGCCTAGTACAGTCTTGCAGTCGAGGGGTTGTGCACCCGCAGAAGATGCATACACTGAGCCGGGAAGATCGAGATACTCTTTGGTTGCAAGTAAACAAATGGTTGGCATTTTTCTCACTGTTTGGGTTCGGAGTGAGATGAAGGAACATGTGAGAAACATAAAGATTTCCTGTGTTGGAAGAGGATTAATGGGCTATCTTGGTAACAAG GGTTCCATCTCAATCAGCATGATGCTGCACCAGACCAGCCTTTGCTTCGTGTGCAGTCACTTGACATCTGGTGAGAAGGAGGGTGACGAGCTTCGTAGAAACGCTGATGTCATGGAGATCCTAAGGAAGACACGGTTTCCGCGGATTAACAGCATCAATGATGAAAAATCACCCGAGACAATCCTTGAACATGA TCGAATAATTTGGCTCGGAGATCTGAACTACCGAATAGCTCTGCCCTACCGATCTGCCAAAGCACTTGTTGAAATGCAAAACTGGAGAGCATTGTTAGAAAAAGACCAA CTCCGGATAGAGCAGAGACGAGGCCGAGTATTTGATGGATGGAAAGAAGGGAAGATCTACTTCCCACCAACGTATAAATACTCACACAATTCGGACAGATATGCCGGTGATGATATGCACCCAAAGGAGAAAAGACGAACTCCTGCATG GTGTGACAGAATCTTGTGGTACGGAGGCGGTCTCCAACAGTTATCATATGCACGAGGCGAATCTAGATTTTCGGATCACAGGCCAGTCTCTAGCGTTTTCTGGGCTGAGGTGGAGCTAGTCCCCAACCGGTTCAGGAAAAGCACGAGCTGCTCGAGCTCCAGAATAGAGGTCGAGGAGCTGTTGCCCTACACGCATAGTTACACCGAACTCTGCTTCTTTTGA